The Candidatus Curtissbacteria bacterium genome segment AACTCTTGTAACCGACCAATTACTTATAGTATGCGAATCAAAAGATTGTCATCCGCTTGGCCACTCCCTTTGGGAGATCGCAGCGTTTGGTAGGGGAGAGATAGTCAGCGAGTGGGAACTTGAAGATTTAGGCATTAAAGTAGTTAAATTAAGACATTGGCCTGGCGCACCATCCCCTGCCGGTAAACCTGCTCAAAAAGGCGCTTAACTCAAGAAAGCGATTACACACTTCCGAGATGCCAATGACAATAAAGATGATTTTTTCTGCTCGCTCTTGTAAACTTGAAAGACGATACCGAGGGCTTTCAGCCCTCGGAAGTTTATGAAGCTAAAACACGTAGTCTCCGCGACACAATTTGACACTGATACACTGCGTAAATTGTTTAATACCGCCTCAAAAATTAAAAACGGTAATTACCCAAAGAAAGCTCTTAATGGAAAAATTATGGCAGCAATTTTCTATGAACCCTCAACAAGAACGAGGCTTTCTTTTGAAGCCGCAATGCAAAGACTTGGTGGGCAAGTCATTTCTACTGAAAACGCGAGTCAATTTTCATCCGCGTCCAAAGGTGAAACCCTAGAGGATACTGTAAGAATAATAAGTTCTTACGCGGACGTCATTGTTCTAAGGCATTTCTCACCGGGGGCTTCAGATATCGCGTCCAAATTTTCATCGGTCCCTGTTATTAACGCCGGGGACGGGAACGGAGAACATCCAACGCAAGCATTGCTTGACCTTTTTACAATTTTTGGGAAATTTTCAAAAAATGGATCCTTGCCGCCAAAATTCACAGTTGCAATGGTAGGAGATTTAACAAATGGTAGAACGATACACTCCCTATCGTACTTGCTTTCGCTTTACCCAAAAGTAAAAATAATTTTTGTTTCGCCAAAAGCACTCACAGCGCCAAATAGCTTAACGAGTCACTTAAGAGAGAAAAATATTGATTTCTTAGAAACTGAAGACTTTAAGTATGCCTTAAAAGTTGCTGACGTTGTTTATCAAACGCGGATACAAAAGGAAAGATTCAAAGGCAAAAAAGATTATAAGAAATATTTCGGCAGTTTTATTCTCGACAATAAAACGATTTCTCTTATGAAAAGAAATGCGGCAATAATGCACCCCCTTCCTCGAGTGAATGAAATTAACCCTGAGATAGACGATGACAAGAGATCGATATACTTTGAACAAGCCCAAAATGGGCTTTATATTCGAATGGCTTTGCTTCTTTTTCTCTTTGACAAAGCCTAAATCACAAAGCGATAATGTTTTAATGGCGGACAAGCCCCACCTAACAGTTATAATTCCAGCCTACAACGAAGAGCCTAACTTCAAGAAGGGGACCATAGACGGCGTTCCTGAGTATTTGGAAAAGCAAAATTATTCTTGGGAAATACTAATAGTCGATGATGGTTCCGACGACAATACAGCATCACTTGCCGAAGAATTTGCCAAAAAGCATAACAACATACGAGTTATTAAAAATCCTCATCAAGGTAAGGCCGAAACAGTTAAAACCGGGGTAGAAAAGGCAGACGGTGAGCTGATTCTTTTTACGGACTTTGACCAAGCGACTCCTATATCTGAAGCAGAAAGACTACTTCCATTTTTCCCCGAATACGATATAGTTATCGGCTCAAGACAGTTACCGGGAGCCAAAAGAGAAAAAGAGCCGATATACAGGCACATAATGGGCCTAGGATTTAATTTAGTAGTCCAAGTAATCGCGATTCGTGGAATTTGGGACACACAAGCAGGGTTTAAATGCTTTAAGGCAGAAGTTGCTAAAGAACTATTCGGTCATTTGCAAGTGTACGGCCGCGGCAAGAAAGTTAAAGGAGCTCTTGTTACCGCTTTTGACGTGGAGCTTTTATTTATCGCTAAAAAGAAAGGCTATAAAATTAAAGAAGTTGCGATCGCTTGGCATCATGTTGCGACAACTCGCGTCAGCCCAATTAAAGATTCTTTAAGAATGTTTCGCGACGTTCTTAAGGTAAGACTTAATGATATAAAAGGTGTTTACAAATAACTTCAAAGGATTAGAAAAAGTCCTTCTCGTTATAAATTTTTTTCTGTATTTGCCTCTAGCAATTTTTTCCTATTCTTACGTCGATTTAAATCTAACCCTCTCACAAAATCCGCTGGCCCTCAGCATCATTAGCACTTTGCAACAACTGGGATATTTCAACAGACAGTCAGCAACATTCATTTTTATATTTTCAATAACCACAGTTTTTTGTTTTTTTGCTTACAATCTTTGGCTTTTTAAAAAAGGGAAAATATCCGCAAATTATCTTAAAGTTGCAACAATAGGTAACACTATTATTCTCATTTTTGCTTACCCTTTTCTTTCATCCGACATTTTCAACTACATGTTTGATGCAAAAATTATTACGCAGTATCACGCCAATCCTTACACACATAAACCATTAGATTTTCCAAGCGACGAGTGGATAAGATTTATGCGCTGGGTACACAGATACTCTCCCTACGGACCATTATGGCTCGTTATGTCGACAATTCCCTCAATCCTAGGATTTGGAAAGTTCATAACAACCCTTTTCGCATTTAAAATCTCAATCGGCATCTTCCATCTAGTGAACTCTTATCTTATCTACAGAATACTCAAAATAACAAATCCCAAAGCACTTTTACTGGGCACTGCGTTCTATGCAATGAATCCGCTCTTTCTCATAGAAGGAGTCGCAAACGGCCACAATGATCTTATTTTGGCAACCTTTTTACTTGCATCCATATTTCTTTTTACGAGCAAGAGATATTCTTTGTCACTAATAACACTTCTTGCCGGAGCTTTAGTAAAGTACATACCGATTCTTAATCTACCTTGGCTCATTTGGGCAAAGCTAACAAAACAAAAAAACGTCGAAAAGCTAATTTTTCTTAACTTGCTTACGATGATTGCGTTCACGATTATATTTTCGACCACTAAAATATCGACCCCCTTTGTCTCTTCTGGCGCAACACAAGTTCAATTCCAACCATGGTATCTTTTTTGGACAGTACCGTACGTCTCCTTACTTGCAAAAAAAGAGTTGATTTTAGCGGCTTTTATAGTCTGTTATGGCGCGATGCTAAGGTATTTGCCCTTCCTTTATTATGGTGACTGGTCTCAACCAGGAACAACCACATTTATGAAATTTTCGATTTTAATTCCTTTAATAATTGCCGCAGTAATATCTGTTATTCCTCGTTTTTCCAAAAGATGATACACACTGCTTGGCCTGTTGCCTTAGTAATACTTTTAGTTGCAACAGCCTACTCACACTTTTTAATTAAGAGAAAATCGACAATTTTGTTGAGTTTTTTGCTCCTTGTTATAAGCCCGTACTTTCTGATGCTCATATTTTCAAACCCAACAATCACTGAAGAATTTCCAACGATTGTAAAATGTAATCAAGGATCCAACAACTTCTCCTGTCTAGCGTCCACGGAATTTTTATTCTTCAACGCAAATGAGTACTTCCCTAAAAACATCGGCGATTATGGTCTCTTTCTCCCAAGCTTTATTTTTCTAACTCTCGCTGGGATCTATCGAGTATCTAAAGAAAGAGAGCCTTCTTACTTAGGACTTTTAGTATTGCTCGCGCTTTCTATTTTCGTGTCGTACATTCAACCAGAAAACAACCTCTCCAGAAAACTATTATTCGTGCCAATACTTTCAGTCTTAATAACCATCGGCGCAGACCAAATATTTTTCCCAAAAAAGCGTAATTTAAAATACATAGTGACATCTTTAGGGCTAATTCTCCTCGTCTCATATGAAGCTGCGAGAATGTATCAAATTATTATCTATCACAATCCGTTTGCATAAATGAATAGAAAACTCATTCTCACACTTATCATTGTTTTCGCTGCTTTCCTGCGCCTTTACGACTTGCAGCACTTCCCTCCCGGTCTTTATTCGGACGAAGCCGCATATGGATATAACGCCTATTCAATACTAAAAACTGGCCGTGACGAATATGGAAATTTCCTACCACTCACCCTCAAAAGCTTCGGCGATTATAAACCTGTTGGGACCGCTTACTTAACCATTCCTTTCGTTGCGATTTTTGGGTTGAATGAAATTGCCGTTCGCCTGCCTTCTGCTATCTTTGGCACGGTCACTATCGCCTTAGTCTACTTTATTGCTAAAGAAATCAACTCCGAACCAGCTTATGAAAAAACACTTAAATTTCTTCCAGAAACAGCGAGTCTAATGCTCGCCATATCTCCATGGCATATTCATCTGACAAGAAGCAGCATGCTAGTAGGAATTGAGAGTGCCTTAATCGCCTCGGGATTTTTATTCTTCATAAAAGGTCTAAAAAATTCAAAATTCCTTTTTGTGTCAGCTGCTTCTTTCGTTGCTGCTATCTATACTTATTATGGTTCCAGATTAACGGTTTTATTACTTATCCTAAGTCTTGTTCTAATTTTTCATAAAAGACTATCTCAACTTAAAACCGCGGTCGCAAAAAGTATTATTTTTGCCCTAATTCTTCTTCTGCCAATGGCGCTTTCAATTGTCAGAGACCCCAGTGCACTACTTGGCCGGGTTTCAACAATTAGTATTTTTTTCGATCCGGGTATTAAATCTAAGCTTTGGGAAATGCACACCTTAGATGGAGCAAATTTTCCACCGCTCGTTAGCCGTTTCTTTCACAACAAGCCTTACTTTTACTTTACAGATTTCCAAAGACGTTATCTTCAACACTTTTCTTTTGATTTTTTGGCAGTAAGCGGTGATCCGCATCCTCCATTTAATATTCCAAAAATGGGTCAACTTTATCTTTTAGAAATTCCTTTTATAGTCGTCGGATTAATTTATTTAATCTCCATGCAATCTAAAATCACTCGCTCTCTGCTCGCCTATTTACTGATTGCTCCTGTTGCGGCCTCCTTAACTTTTATTACGCCAGCTGCAAACAGATCATTCAATATGGTAGTTCCTCTAACGCTTGCCTCAGCAGCCGGTATCTTGGTAAGTGCCAACTATGTGAGTAGGAAAACTAAAATTAAGTCAAAAGCTTTCATCGCAACAATAATTATCCTTTACGTTGCTTCTTTCACTTTTTATTTAAATTCTTATTTTAAAAAAATCCCTATGGAAATACCTGACTCATGGCACTACGGAAGACGTCAATTAGTGGAAAAAGTAAGCAAACACGAAGACAGCTATGAAAAAGTTCTGTTAACGGAAGAGGAAGGACCGACTTACATTTGGCTGCTTTTTTATAAACAATACGAACCTGAGACCTATTGGGAAAGTGCTAAGATAACTCCTCAACCAGACTATTTAGGCTGGCTGCACATTCTTTCTTTTGGTAAATATTATTTTGAACCAGATCTTAACTGGGAAGAAAGAGAAAAAGAACCAAAAACACTTTACGTCGCATATCGTGACCAACTACCCGACAACTGGGAAGGTCAAGTGCAAGATAAGAATTATAAATTAGTAATCGATGAAAGAATCCTTTACCCTAACGGCAAAACAGTCTACAAGATTGGGCATTTATCTGAAGCAAAATGAAAAAATACTTAGGCCCGCAATTTATAACGGATTGGCAGAAAACTGCGATTTCAAATCGCAGTTTTGATGCCAAACGGCTACATACTTCTCCAGCATTGGAGAAAGACACAGGTTTTCTGCCACCCGATGTAAACTTAAAGAGTAAAACTCCAGCACTTATGCTGGAGAAGTTTATGAGGACCGCAAGCTCTGCTTACCTGCTAGTTTTTTTAGTCACATTAATTGCTTTATGGCCATTTTTTAGAAAGGGGTTTTATCAAAGTCATGACGGCGAGTGGATGGTCATTCGCTTTTCTGCTTTTCATCAAACATTAGCGGCAGGACAATTTCCAGTAAGGTTTGTTGACAGACTAAATAATAATTACGGATACCCCGTTCTTAATTTTCTTTACCCTCTTCCATTTTATCTCGCAGAATTTCCAAAAGCGGCTGGACTTGGATTTGTTGAAAGCGTCAAAGTAATTTTTGTCACTTCAACAATTTTTTCTTCTCTTGCTATGTTTTGGGCGCTTTCGCAAAAGTTTTCAAAAGCTGCAAGCACAACAGGAGCCATTGTTTATACTTTTGCTCCTTATAGATTTGTAGATCTTTACGTCAGAGGCTCTATTGGTGAAAGCATGGCCTTTGCTTTTGTACCACTTATCCTAGGAAGTATTTTCAAAATAGAAAAAGGTGATAAGAAGTTTTTCCCGATTCTTTCGATTTCAACGTTCTTTCTTATTCTCTCCCACAACGTAATAGCTCTCCTATTCATCCCACTACTGTTCATTTCGGCGCTCTTGATTCAAAAAAAATCGAGATTAAGACTCGTTGTGAGCCTTCTATTAGGTATAGCTGCATCAAGCCTCTTTTGGATACCAGCTCTTTACGATCTTAAATTCGTCCGACTATCACAAATAAAAGTATCAGAAATAGAAAACCATCTTGTGAGTCTTGAAAAACTTTTACTGCCATCATGGGGATATAATCCAAACCCAAATGATCCTCACGGCATGTCTGTGCAAATTGGATTAATTGCAGTACTAATGTTTATCGCGACTTTAATTCTGATACTAAAAACTAAGGGTAAAAATTTCCTCTTACTCTTTTACCTGAGTGTATTTGCGATGATCTTGTTTCTGCTGACGAAACAATCCCAGTTTTTTTGGCAAACTGTATCTTTTGTAGATATCATTCAGTTCCCCTGGAGGATGCTCTCCATTATTGTTTTTGTATCGGCCATAATGACAGCTTACGTTGTAGACTCCATACCAAAAAAACAAAACATAGTCGCGCTTATAATCTTAATTTCAGCGATATTAGCAGCCCTCCCTTACACTAGACCAAGCGCTTTTGTAGATAGAGCAGAAGGTTACTATGCAACCAACGAAGACACAACCACAGTTCGGGATGAATATATGCCCCTCTGGGTCAAAGAAAAAAGTGTATCAAGAGCGAACGAAAAAGTGCAAGTAGAAGGAAAAGGCGAAGTTACGAATCTTAATATCAGACCCGCAAACTACCAGCTAGATATAAAAGCTTTAGACAAACTCAAAGTGCAAGTGAACACTATATATTTCCCGGGGTGGCAGGTAAGATCAAATGGCCAAACCATCCCTATTGATTATCAAAACAACTTAGGCTTAATACGCTTTTATTTGCCAGAAGGCACACACAAAGTTATAATCAAATACACAAGATCGTCTGTCCATCTTGCTGCAGAAGTTATATCTCTTGCAGCACTTTTTGTAATCGGAGCATACTTCATTTATATATGGCGAAAACAAGATTCTTAGTTACGGGCGGAGCCGGATTCATCGGCTCCGAAATCGTCAGACAGCTGCTGGAACGTGGTTTTGAAGTCAAGGTTGCCGATGACCTGTCCAAGAAAGACGCTTCTGTCGACAGTCGAGTGGAGTTCGTGAAAGTTGATCTTACAGACGCTGAAGCGACAAAAAAAGTTTTTAACGGAATCGATATCTGCATAAACGCCGCTGCCAAAATCGGTGGCATCGGATACTTCCACAAGTACCCAGCAACAATTCTTTCCGAAAATAACAAAATCTACAGCAGTACTTTTGAGGCAGCAACAAAAGCAAAAATTAAACGCTTAGTTTATATCTCCTCTTCTATGGTCTTTGAGTCGGCAACACATTTTCCAAGTAAAGAGGAAGACGTGATTAAAATTCCACCACCAGTTTCCTCCTACGGATTCTCCAAGCTTTCCGGTGAATGGTATTGCCAATCTTTCTGGGACCAGTATAAACTGCCCTATTCTATCTGTCGGCCTTTCAACGCATACGGCATTAACGAATTTCCTGAAAGAGAAATCGGCTATGCCCACGTAATCCCGGATTTGGTGAGAAAAATAATAGAAGGACAATATCCACTCGAGCTCTTAGGAGATGGAACACAAACAAGGTGTTTTACGCATGTTCGCGATATAGCAGACGGTATTATTACCGTTGCTCTTCACCCAAAAGGTGAAAATGAAGATTTCAACATCGGCACGGAAAAAGAAATAAAAATGATAGATCTTGCCAAAAAAATATGGGAAGTTATGGGCGAAGAAAAACCGTTCAAGGTAAAGTTTGTAAAAGGCTTCAAATTTGATATAAAGAGAAGAGTTCCCGATACCACGAAAACCAAAAAAGTTGTCGATTGGGAACCGAAAGTAAAGTTTGAAGACGGCTTAAAGGAGGTAATAGCTTGGCTACAAGAGCAAAGAGCTCAGGGAAAACTGCAAAGGTAGCGGTCGCAGTAGTCGGCATCGGAAGAGTTGGTGCTCCACTGGCACTGTTCCTTGCCGAGGGCGGCCATCTTGTCTACGGCCTTGATGTAGACCAAGAGAAAATCAATGTGCTTTCTAAAAAGCAAATGCCCTTCATGGAAGAAGGCGCGCCGGAACTCCTAAAAAAGCATATAGGTAAAAACTTTCGTGTCTCCACAGATTTCTCAAACATCGCCAAAGCAAAAATAATTATCCTAACGCTTGGAACTCCAGTCGACGAGAATATGAACCCTAGCCTTGTTCAAATAGACAAAGCGCTAGCTGTAGCCCGTCCTCACCTAAGACGCGGGCAGCTTTTAATCTTAAGATCAACGGTTTCGCCTGGAACGACCAACTACGTAAAAGCATATCTCGAAGACGAAGGATTCAAAGTAGGCATTGACTTCTATCTGGCATTTTGTCCGGAAAGAATCGCGGAAGGGAAATCGCTAATAGAACTAGCTCAAATTCCTCAGATAATTGGTGGAGTAGACAAAGCAAGCTCTCAAAAGGCCGCCGCCTTTTTCAAAGGTTTGGGAATCGAAGTTAATTTGGCAGATTCTGTCTCAGCAGAACTCGCCAAGCTCTTCACAAATATGTACAGATACATCAATTTCGCGATCGCAAACGAATTCATGATTCTCGCCGGCAATTATCACAGAGACGTTTATCAAGTCGTAGATTTAGTCAATAAAAATTACAAAAGAGGCGGGCTTTCGCTGCCAGGGCTTACAGGTGGTCCTTGTCTCTTTAAGGATGGATTTTTCTTAATAAGCGATATTCCTTTTGCCGATTTAATTTCGACGAGCTGGAAGATTAACGAATCAATTCCTTTATTCTTAATTAATAAAGTAAGAGAGCGGACCCGAATGAAAGGTAAAAAAGCCGTAATCCTTGGCCTCGCCTTTAAGGCGGAAATTGACGATATTAGAGAATCACTCGCATTCAAAGTCAAAAAGGCGCTCGAACGGGAAAGGGCAAACGTTTTTCTTCACGACCCCTACGTTCCCGGCTATCAGAACGATCTTGACGAAACCCTAAAAGACGCAGATCTTATTTTCCTAGCAACAAACCACAACTATTATAAGCAGCTAGATATAGCCAAAGTTAAAAAGCTAGTCTCGAAATCATGTGTTATCTGCGACGTATGGAATGTTTTCAAAACCAACAAAATTATTTTTACAATCAAATCCCTAGAAACTCACATGGCAAGGACCAACGGAAAGACTAAAGAAAGCCTCGATGAAATCTTCGAAGGAAAGTGGCAAGAATTGTAGTCCTAACCCCTAACTTAGCTTTACACTGATCCTATTCTCATTTACAATTTACTCATGAAACTTTCAGTCGTCATGCCCGTTTACAACGAGGGTGATGTAATCGGCGAGACAGTAAATCGGGTTGAAACAATAGTAAAAACTCCTCACGAGCTTCTTATTATTTACGATATGGACAACGATACATCAATTCCTCCCGTAAAAAAACTACAAAAAAAGTATCCAAATGTAAAACTTGTGAAAAATATGTACGGTGGGGGAGCGTTAAACGCTCTCAAAACAGGGCTTAAAACAGCAAAAGGGGATGCAGTTTGCATTATGATGTCCGATTTAACTGACGATCCTAAGGTTCTTAACACAATGGTGGACAAATTCAACCAGGGATATGACGTTATCGCTGCGTCAAGATACATGAAGGGCGGCCGACAAATAGGGGGGCCTAAATTTAAAAGGTTCTTAACAACTACCGCAGGTCTAAGCCTCCATTACTTCTTTGGCCTTCCCGTTCACGATGCGACTAATTCCTTTCGGCTCTACTCGAGAAGATTCCTCGACAAAGTAAAAATAGAGTCGGATGGAGGATTCGAACTGGCGATTGAATTTACAGTGAAAGCACATTACGGAGGATACAAGGTTACGGAAGTCCCCACCACCTGGACTTATCTCGACAAGGAATCAAGGTTTAACATGAAAAAGTGGATTCCAAAATATTTTAAATGGTATTTATGGGCCGTTAATAAAAGAATCTCGGGTTGTCCAAAATCCACTAAATGAATTTTCGAAAAAGTCTGTTGGGAATTTTTTTAATTCTTTTGTTCCCCTCTCTCGTATTTTTTTCTCTACTACCGCATTATTTTTTTCAAGACGACTGGTTCGTTTTAAATGTCACAGATATTTCCTCCCTACGAGAATTCGTATCGCTATTTTCTTTCAGAACTGACGTTGTTTATTGGAGACCACTCGGGATGTTTTTATACTTTCTAATTGCAAAAACAATGTTTGGTTTAAATGCACTAAATTTTTCTCTCCTTATTTTCGCCTTTCACATTGCAAATAGTTATCTGGTTGGCTATTTGTCCCTGCAGCTGTTTAAAAACCGGCTTGCGGCTTTCTTGTCATCACTGCTTTATGCAACTGCCGCTTTCCACTTTCTAACTCTTTCTTGGTTTTCGCTAGCATGGGTCGCAATTGGCACAACACCCTTTTTGCTCTCTTTGATTTTCTATATAAAATACAGAAGTAAAAGAAACAACAAATACCTGGTCTTTTCTTTAGTCTCTTTCATCATGTCTCTTACAGCAACAGAGTTTGCTATAACCTTACCCGCGTTTATCGTTATCTTGGAGTTTTTTGCAGGATTAAGTAGACGAGACATAATTAAAAAAATTAGCCCAATCCTAATTTTTACAACGCCGGTAATTATTCTTTACCTTCTGGCTAGATTCGTTTTTTTCCCAATTCCAGCAGAAGGCGATTATCAAATAACGATAGATCGTCAAGTGACCAAAACTCTAGCCTGGTACTTTTTGTGGCTCCTAAATATTCCAGAGGAATTAAAATATCAAATAATCGTCTCGAAATTACAACTAACACACACTTTTCTAAGAGACTCCGGAAAACTTTTTCTGCCCACGCTTCTATTAATATCAACAACGCTGTCGACTTTTAGCTTGCTCTTGTTGGCGTCGCTTAAATTCAAGATGGCAAAACTTCTAGGATTTTCACTAATCGCTTTTGTAGTCGGCATAATGCCAGTTTTATTTTTACCCTCCCATTCATACCCTTACTACCTAAGCATCGCCTCAATATTCCCCTTCATCTCAATAGGCTACCTTTTATCTGCAATTTATAATATGGATAATAAAATACTTACTATGCTCGCCGCGTCATTCACTCTAAGTCTCATCGCACTCTCTTTTCTTACAGTATTTCTAACAACAAGACTCCACTGGGCGGCAGGAGAACAACGTATTTCAAAAGAGATAGTTGAAAAGACAACAGATATGTACAAGCATATGCCAAACGGCTCAGAAATAGTTCTATATACAGCAGGCCCCCAAACGAAACAGTCATTAATGGACCAATATGCCTTCAAAGTTATTTATAATAATAAAAGCGTAAAAACTACTTATTTAGAAGATAGGAAATTTCCGGAAGCTGACAAAAACCGATACTACGTAAATATAAAAGAATGAGAAAAAATATCCTGCCGCTAATTTTTATTCTTGCGATAACAATAGTCTTATCACTGCCGCTCCTTAAGCCCGGTCTACACACTATTCACGACGATCAGCAAATAGCAAGACTTTACCTTTTCGATGAAGCTATAAAAAGCGGCCAATTTCCCGTCCGCTGGGTAGACGATCTTGGGTTTGGATTTGGTTACCCACTGTTCAATTTCTACCCGCCATTCGTGTACATGCTAGGAGAAATATTCCATATAGTCGGATTTACCTTTATTGATAGTATCAAGTTAGTTTTTTTCTCAAGCATTATCGCGTCCGGATTATTTATGTACCTTTTGGCAAAAGAATTATGGGGCAGATGGCCAGCCACAATCAGCGCAACTTTTTACATGCTTGTTCCTTATCGTGCTCTCGACATTTACGTAAGAGGAGCCCTTGCCGAGTCTTTTGCGTTCGTCTGGCTGCCCGCAATTTTATGGAGTTTTTACAAGCTTGAAACAACCAAAAAAAGAGTTTATATAGTCACATCCGCCATGTTTCTCGCGCTTCTGATGATCACTCACAACCTTATTTTTCTGCCTTTTATGCTACTTTTCCCTTTTTACTTATTATTCCTTTTTCTTAAATCTAAAGATAAAAAGAGATCATTTATTCTCTATACAAGTTCAGCTATCCTCGCCTTAGGCACCTCGGCGTTCTTTTGGCTACCAGCCATCTTTGAAAAGAGATACACCATTGTCGATCAATTGCTCCTTGTAAACCTTGCAAGCTACCAGATTCACTTTGTTTATTTACAGCAATTGTGGAATTGGACGTGGGGATTCGGAGGGTCTTCAGTTGGGCTTACAGATGGAATTTCGTTTAAAATTGGAAAACTCCATTTACTCGCATCTTTTGCAGCCTTAATACTTTCAACGTTTTATATTATAAAAAACAAAAAAATTTCCCTATGGCCAATACTATTTTTTATTCTCATGATTATCGCCGCTTTCATGACTACCCAGTACTCTAAAATAGCGTGGGATAACATTACCCCTCTGGGATACCTTCAGTTTCCATGGCGTTTCTTAATATTCACGGCGCTCTTTAGCTCTCTACTTGCCGGCGCCCTTGTGTACCTTTTAAGAATTTCGATTTTAAAAATAAGTATTGGTGTTATCCTAATTCTTTTACTAGTCCCTAACCTGAAGCTCTACAGACCACAATCATACAGAAATGGTTTGACGGATCAAGTAGCAACTTCCAGAGAAGAAATTAGGTGGAATGTGTCAAAGACGTCATACGAGTACCTACCAAAAGGTATAGATCTTGTAAAAGACGAAAAAGGAATTAATATACCTCAAGTTGACAGAAATAACATCCCAAAGCAAAAGGTTGAGGTCATCGAAGGCAATGCAAAGTTTGAAGACATAAAGGGCTCCCCTACCGAAGTAACTTTTACGTCAAGATCAAATGAAGGGGCACAAATAAAGGCGAACATTTTTAACTTTCCCGGGTGGGAAGTTAAACTCAATGGTCAGAAAATTTCAATTGACGACAATAATGCTCTGAAATTGATAACATTTGAAGTACCAGCGGGGGAGAGTAAAGTAGATATTGAGTTCAAGCAAACAGGCTTGAGGCTTGCAGCTAACCTGATAAGCCTTTTTGCAATTTTTTCTTTAATTACTCTTACAGTAACTAAATGGCAACCGAAGAAATTTTAGATTTACAATTAATTAAAAAAAGATCCGTTCATGGTATAGC includes the following:
- the pyrB gene encoding aspartate carbamoyltransferase, translating into MKLKHVVSATQFDTDTLRKLFNTASKIKNGNYPKKALNGKIMAAIFYEPSTRTRLSFEAAMQRLGGQVISTENASQFSSASKGETLEDTVRIISSYADVIVLRHFSPGASDIASKFSSVPVINAGDGNGEHPTQALLDLFTIFGKFSKNGSLPPKFTVAMVGDLTNGRTIHSLSYLLSLYPKVKIIFVSPKALTAPNSLTSHLREKNIDFLETEDFKYALKVADVVYQTRIQKERFKGKKDYKKYFGSFILDNKTISLMKRNAAIMHPLPRVNEINPEIDDDKRSIYFEQAQNGLYIRMALLLFLFDKA
- a CDS encoding glycosyltransferase family 2 protein; translation: MADKPHLTVIIPAYNEEPNFKKGTIDGVPEYLEKQNYSWEILIVDDGSDDNTASLAEEFAKKHNNIRVIKNPHQGKAETVKTGVEKADGELILFTDFDQATPISEAERLLPFFPEYDIVIGSRQLPGAKREKEPIYRHIMGLGFNLVVQVIAIRGIWDTQAGFKCFKAEVAKELFGHLQVYGRGKKVKGALVTAFDVELLFIAKKKGYKIKEVAIAWHHVATTRVSPIKDSLRMFRDVLKVRLNDIKGVYK
- a CDS encoding glycosyltransferase family 39 protein; translation: MNRKLILTLIIVFAAFLRLYDLQHFPPGLYSDEAAYGYNAYSILKTGRDEYGNFLPLTLKSFGDYKPVGTAYLTIPFVAIFGLNEIAVRLPSAIFGTVTIALVYFIAKEINSEPAYEKTLKFLPETASLMLAISPWHIHLTRSSMLVGIESALIASGFLFFIKGLKNSKFLFVSAASFVAAIYTYYGSRLTVLLLILSLVLIFHKRLSQLKTAVAKSIIFALILLLPMALSIVRDPSALLGRVSTISIFFDPGIKSKLWEMHTLDGANFPPLVSRFFHNKPYFYFTDFQRRYLQHFSFDFLAVSGDPHPPFNIPKMGQLYLLEIPFIVVGLIYLISMQSKITRSLLAYLLIAPVAASLTFITPAANRSFNMVVPLTLASAAGILVSANYVSRKTKIKSKAFIATIIILYVASFTFYLNSYFKKIPMEIPDSWHYGRRQLVEKVSKHEDSYEKVLLTEEEGPTYIWLLFYKQYEPETYWESAKITPQPDYLGWLHILSFGKYYFEPDLNWEEREKEPKTLYVAYRDQLPDNWEGQVQDKNYKLVIDERILYPNGKTVYKIGHLSEAK
- a CDS encoding NAD-dependent epimerase/dehydratase family protein, with the translated sequence MAKTRFLVTGGAGFIGSEIVRQLLERGFEVKVADDLSKKDASVDSRVEFVKVDLTDAEATKKVFNGIDICINAAAKIGGIGYFHKYPATILSENNKIYSSTFEAATKAKIKRLVYISSSMVFESATHFPSKEEDVIKIPPPVSSYGFSKLSGEWYCQSFWDQYKLPYSICRPFNAYGINEFPEREIGYAHVIPDLVRKIIEGQYPLELLGDGTQTRCFTHVRDIADGIITVALHPKGENEDFNIGTEKEIKMIDLAKKIWEVMGEEKPFKVKFVKGFKFDIKRRVPDTTKTKKVVDWEPKVKFEDGLKEVIAWLQEQRAQGKLQR
- a CDS encoding nucleotide sugar dehydrogenase; the encoded protein is MATRAKSSGKTAKVAVAVVGIGRVGAPLALFLAEGGHLVYGLDVDQEKINVLSKKQMPFMEEGAPELLKKHIGKNFRVSTDFSNIAKAKIIILTLGTPVDENMNPSLVQIDKALAVARPHLRRGQLLILRSTVSPGTTNYVKAYLEDEGFKVGIDFYLAFCPERIAEGKSLIELAQIPQIIGGVDKASSQKAAAFFKGLGIEVNLADSVSAELAKLFTNMYRYINFAIANEFMILAGNYHRDVYQVVDLVNKNYKRGGLSLPGLTGGPCLFKDGFFLISDIPFADLISTSWKINESIPLFLINKVRERTRMKGKKAVILGLAFKAEIDDIRESLAFKVKKALERERANVFLHDPYVPGYQNDLDETLKDADLIFLATNHNYYKQLDIAKVKKLVSKSCVICDVWNVFKTNKIIFTIKSLETHMARTNGKTKESLDEIFEGKWQEL
- a CDS encoding glycosyltransferase family 2 protein, with the translated sequence MKLSVVMPVYNEGDVIGETVNRVETIVKTPHELLIIYDMDNDTSIPPVKKLQKKYPNVKLVKNMYGGGALNALKTGLKTAKGDAVCIMMSDLTDDPKVLNTMVDKFNQGYDVIAASRYMKGGRQIGGPKFKRFLTTTAGLSLHYFFGLPVHDATNSFRLYSRRFLDKVKIESDGGFELAIEFTVKAHYGGYKVTEVPTTWTYLDKESRFNMKKWIPKYFKWYLWAVNKRISGCPKSTK